A genomic window from Candidatus Andeanibacterium colombiense includes:
- a CDS encoding isoprenylcysteine carboxylmethyltransferase family protein produces the protein METWRIFAYVTIGCWSVFMLVWAAMARGAKRSVREEKRSERRAYSLPTAFGMILIAISTPQVWGGENLLTTLVLPLGLAFAAAGAAAAMAGLALAIWARVTLGRDWSVNVTLKEGHELVTGGPYALIRHPIYTAVILLVIGLFLLFETLGGVLGVGLVVLGCWIKLRQEEVLMIGQFPESYPAYMARTKRLIPFVV, from the coding sequence GCTGGAGCGTGTTCATGCTGGTCTGGGCAGCCATGGCGCGCGGCGCCAAGCGGAGCGTCCGCGAGGAGAAGCGCAGCGAACGCCGCGCCTATAGCCTCCCGACCGCCTTCGGCATGATACTGATCGCGATCAGCACGCCGCAGGTCTGGGGCGGCGAGAATCTGCTCACCACGCTGGTATTGCCGCTCGGCCTGGCCTTCGCGGCTGCCGGCGCGGCGGCGGCTATGGCGGGGCTGGCACTGGCGATCTGGGCCCGGGTCACGCTCGGGCGCGACTGGAGCGTCAACGTCACGCTCAAGGAAGGGCACGAGCTGGTCACCGGCGGCCCCTATGCGCTGATCCGCCACCCGATCTACACCGCGGTGATCCTGCTGGTGATCGGCCTGTTCCTGCTGTTCGAGACGCTCGGTGGCGTCCTGGGGGTGGGGTTGGTGGTGCTCGGCTGCTGGATCAAGCTGCGGCAGGAGGAAGTGCTGATGATCGGCCAGTTTCCGGAGAGCTATCCGGCCTATATGGCGCGCACCAAACGCCTGATCCCCTTCGTGGTCTGA
- the dapE gene encoding succinyl-diaminopimelate desuccinylase, which translates to MGSTLDPVELAEALIACPSVTPATGAVFDRLEEMLAPLGFTVHRFLKGERGETGAAGPVENLFAIRQGPAGSKHFAFAGHVDVVPAGEGWASGAFEPERRGELLYGRGAVDMKGAVAAMIAAVAEIPAEAGTISFIVTGDEEGEALYGTRALIVLIRELDAIPDLCLVGEPTSVNRLGDMMKIGRRGSLNAWFEVAGREGHVAYPHLADNPVPRLLALLTELDAMPLDEGNEWFQPSNLEITEIEVGNPATNVIPARAKGRISIRFNDHHSGAELARRVTEIAERHGGTARPVISGEPFITPLGEFSALIAAAVEAETGLVPEPSTTGGTSDARFLKDLCPVIEFGLLNATMHKRDEAVAIKDLRVLTRIYNRIALAALKM; encoded by the coding sequence ATGGGCTCCACTCTCGATCCGGTCGAACTCGCCGAGGCGCTGATCGCCTGTCCTTCCGTGACGCCGGCGACCGGCGCGGTGTTCGACCGGCTGGAAGAGATGCTCGCGCCGCTCGGCTTTACGGTCCACCGATTCCTCAAGGGCGAGCGGGGTGAAACCGGGGCGGCAGGCCCGGTCGAAAACCTGTTCGCGATCCGCCAGGGCCCGGCGGGCTCGAAGCATTTCGCCTTCGCCGGCCATGTCGATGTGGTGCCGGCGGGCGAGGGCTGGGCGAGCGGCGCCTTCGAGCCCGAGCGGAGGGGCGAGCTGCTTTACGGGCGCGGCGCGGTCGACATGAAGGGCGCGGTCGCCGCGATGATCGCGGCGGTCGCGGAGATCCCGGCGGAGGCCGGCACGATCAGCTTCATCGTCACCGGCGATGAAGAGGGTGAGGCGCTTTACGGCACCCGCGCGCTAATCGTTCTGATCCGCGAGTTGGACGCAATCCCCGACCTGTGCCTCGTCGGCGAGCCGACTTCGGTCAACCGCCTCGGCGACATGATGAAGATCGGGCGGCGCGGCTCGCTCAATGCGTGGTTCGAAGTGGCCGGGCGCGAAGGCCATGTCGCCTATCCGCATCTTGCCGATAATCCGGTCCCGCGCCTGCTCGCGCTGCTGACCGAACTCGATGCGATGCCGCTCGACGAGGGCAATGAGTGGTTCCAGCCGTCGAACCTCGAGATAACCGAGATCGAAGTCGGCAATCCGGCGACCAATGTGATCCCGGCGCGGGCCAAAGGGCGGATCTCGATCCGCTTCAACGATCACCACAGCGGCGCCGAGCTGGCGCGGCGGGTGACCGAGATTGCGGAGCGCCACGGCGGCACCGCCCGCCCGGTGATCTCCGGCGAGCCGTTCATCACTCCGCTGGGCGAATTCTCCGCGCTGATCGCGGCGGCGGTCGAGGCGGAGACCGGGCTGGTCCCCGAACCTTCGACCACCGGCGGCACTTCCGATGCGCGCTTCCTCAAGGATTTGTGCCCGGTGATCGAATTCGGCCTGCTCAACGCAACGATGCACAAGCGCGACGAGGCGGTGGCGATTAAGGATCTGCGGGTACTCACGCGCATCTATAACCGGATT